One Methanobacterium alcaliphilum genomic window carries:
- the nadA gene encoding quinolinate synthase NadA, which translates to MLKKIQEEILQLKEDKNAIILAHNYQTKEIQEIADFIGDSLELCIKATQITDKDLVVFCGVDFMAETAYILNPEKKIVIPDAGAECPMAHMLPAGEIKKAKKRFPDAAVVLYVNTLAEAKAEADVLCTSANAIKIVESLKEKTILFGPDSNLAGYVSQNTDKEIIPIPENGHCYVHKMFSPSDILLLKEKYPEAEVLIHPECDSEVQEMGDQILSTGGMLDHIHASNEKDFIIGTEIDMVTRIKRENPDKNPVPAFAEAICENMKLHTLEKVKNSLINEEFVVTVPEDTMKKALKSVERMLELSK; encoded by the coding sequence ATGTTAAAAAAAATCCAGGAAGAGATATTGCAGCTCAAAGAAGATAAAAATGCAATTATATTAGCTCACAATTATCAAACCAAAGAAATACAGGAAATTGCAGATTTTATTGGCGATTCTTTAGAATTATGTATCAAAGCAACCCAAATCACCGATAAAGACCTTGTTGTGTTCTGTGGTGTTGATTTCATGGCAGAAACCGCATACATCCTTAATCCCGAGAAAAAAATCGTTATACCAGATGCCGGTGCCGAATGTCCTATGGCTCATATGTTACCTGCGGGTGAAATTAAAAAAGCCAAAAAAAGATTTCCTGATGCTGCAGTAGTGCTTTATGTTAATACACTTGCTGAGGCAAAAGCTGAAGCAGATGTTCTTTGTACTTCTGCTAATGCCATTAAAATAGTTGAAAGCTTAAAAGAAAAAACCATCTTATTTGGACCAGACTCTAATCTGGCAGGGTATGTTTCTCAAAATACAGATAAAGAGATAATTCCCATACCTGAAAATGGCCATTGTTATGTACATAAAATGTTCTCTCCAAGCGACATTTTACTTCTTAAAGAAAAATATCCTGAAGCAGAGGTTTTGATTCATCCAGAATGTGATAGTGAAGTTCAAGAAATGGGTGATCAAATTTTAAGTACAGGTGGAATGCTAGATCATATCCACGCATCTAATGAAAAAGATTTCATTATAGGGACTGAAATTGATATGGTAACCCGTATAAAAAGAGAAAATCCTGATAAAAATCCAGTCCCTGCATTTGCAGAAGCGATATGTGAAAATATGAAGTTGCATACCTTAGAAAAAGTCAAAAATTCTTTAATTAATGAAGAATTTGTGGTTACTGTTCCCGAAGATACTATGAAAAAAGCATTGAAGTCTGTGGAAAGAATGCTTGAACTTTCAAAGTAA
- a CDS encoding DUF362 domain-containing protein, which produces MKGKDKMVGEVYFADFRSRSSFENNANKIERLFERAGFGEIFNKDDLTAVKVHFGERGNDSYVSPVMIRHIIDKIKNNGSKPFITDTNTLYFGSRHNSVDHIQTAILNGFSYSVVGVPLIIADGLQSQNEKLVKINGKHFKEVKIAGDILKSDSMMVVSHFKGHGMSGFGGALKNLAMGCATIGGKLDQHESAKPIINNDCSACGLCVPSCPVDAMHLMTGDEKNQVIINYDSCIACMNCLDTCSNSVIDLDWENEIPTFIEKMMEYAWGAIQNKSEKTAYINFLINITPDCDCVGWSDAPFVPDIGILASKDPVAIDMASYDLVNQQKGIENNLLEKNFSPGEDKFQGIWKSVDGKKQLEYAEKLGIGAKKYELISVD; this is translated from the coding sequence TTGAAAGGAAAAGATAAAATGGTGGGAGAAGTATATTTTGCAGATTTCAGGTCTCGAAGCAGTTTTGAGAATAATGCAAATAAAATTGAAAGGCTTTTTGAGAGGGCAGGATTTGGAGAAATATTTAATAAAGATGATTTAACTGCAGTTAAAGTTCACTTTGGGGAAAGGGGAAATGATTCATATGTTAGTCCGGTAATGATTCGACACATAATAGATAAGATAAAAAACAATGGTTCTAAACCTTTTATAACTGATACTAATACTTTGTATTTTGGTAGCAGGCATAATTCTGTGGATCATATACAGACAGCTATATTAAATGGGTTTTCTTATTCTGTTGTAGGTGTGCCTTTAATTATTGCAGATGGACTGCAAAGTCAGAATGAAAAACTAGTGAAAATAAATGGAAAACATTTTAAAGAAGTTAAAATCGCAGGGGATATTTTAAAATCTGACTCAATGATGGTAGTCTCTCATTTTAAGGGCCATGGCATGAGTGGGTTTGGTGGAGCTTTGAAAAATTTAGCCATGGGCTGTGCAACTATCGGTGGAAAACTGGATCAACATGAATCTGCCAAGCCGATTATTAATAATGACTGCAGTGCTTGTGGGTTATGTGTACCCTCATGTCCAGTGGATGCCATGCATTTGATGACAGGTGATGAGAAAAACCAAGTGATAATTAACTACGATTCTTGTATTGCATGCATGAATTGTCTGGATACTTGTTCTAATAGTGTTATTGATCTTGATTGGGAGAATGAAATCCCCACTTTCATTGAAAAAATGATGGAGTATGCTTGGGGTGCAATCCAGAATAAATCCGAAAAAACAGCATACATCAATTTTTTAATCAATATAACTCCTGACTGTGACTGTGTAGGGTGGAGTGATGCACCGTTTGTTCCAGATATTGGGATACTAGCCTCAAAGGACCCTGTAGCAATTGACATGGCCAGTTATGATCTTGTAAATCAACAAAAAGGAATTGAAAATAATCTCCTTGAAAAAAATTTTTCACCTGGAGAAGATAAATTCCAGGGGATCTGGAAATCTGTGGATGGTAAAAAACAATTAGAATACGCTGAAAAATTAGGAATTGGTGCTAAAAAATATGAATTAATAAGTGTGGATTGA